From Deinococcus aerolatus, one genomic window encodes:
- a CDS encoding phage NrS-1 polymerase family protein has product MTIALDQEGKALCPPGLRRLDHLQVTLPPELVVLATWLPWLALPRANGKTSKVPALPRAGSLRPIDCRGAGLTLPEAHHLARQHSAGGVGVALSPGLGLAALDVDLPLTTGAQALLSTLPGYAERSPGGGTHLWLRGSLPRNRRQAGIEVLGSGFVTVTGEVLGGRGRALGTLSAVLDRLEVASAPRSPQGEGATLTDRAVLQRLYTAANGPRARQLLEFGDWAGAGYPTASEGDFAAVRMLRFWVPDPEQLRRLLEGTALRREKWERGDYLERTIRRALDLGGPVWRSPAG; this is encoded by the coding sequence ATGACCATTGCGCTGGACCAGGAGGGCAAAGCGCTTTGCCCTCCTGGGCTGCGCCGGCTGGATCATCTGCAGGTCACGCTGCCGCCCGAGCTCGTCGTGCTGGCGACTTGGCTGCCGTGGCTGGCGCTGCCCCGGGCCAATGGAAAGACCAGCAAAGTGCCCGCGCTGCCCAGGGCCGGCAGTCTGCGTCCGATCGACTGCCGCGGCGCTGGCCTCACGTTGCCTGAGGCACATCATCTCGCCCGCCAGCACAGCGCTGGCGGGGTGGGTGTGGCGCTGTCCCCCGGGCTCGGGCTGGCGGCCCTGGATGTGGATCTGCCCCTCACGACGGGGGCGCAGGCCCTGCTGTCGACGCTGCCGGGCTATGCGGAGCGGTCGCCGGGCGGCGGAACACATCTGTGGTTGCGTGGCAGTCTCCCGCGCAACCGGCGGCAGGCAGGCATCGAAGTGCTGGGGAGCGGGTTCGTGACCGTGACCGGCGAAGTTCTGGGTGGGCGGGGCCGTGCGCTGGGCACACTCAGCGCCGTACTGGATCGGCTGGAGGTGGCGTCAGCTCCGCGTTCGCCCCAGGGAGAGGGGGCCACGCTGACAGACCGCGCGGTGCTGCAGCGGCTCTATACAGCTGCAAACGGCCCCCGCGCGCGACAACTTCTCGAGTTCGGCGACTGGGCCGGAGCGGGCTATCCCACTGCCAGTGAGGGCGATTTCGCGGCGGTGCGCATGCTCAGGTTCTGGGTTCCAGATCCTGAGCAGCTGCGCCGCCTGCTAGAAGGGACGGCGCTGCGCCGCGAAAA
- a CDS encoding zinc ribbon domain-containing protein has translation MSLKNRNITYHVLPVARSAYPYLRQAVAQRQLQPSDEQLRVMQKGQVYRPVSALLSAQTLVHDRQLQLGDLTISGDFYRLPEQEYCSIITASNGYSQYPDIKPLMTALLAPMTQAEEAAWLAGVRAAAAQGRQPSTAVDLIDDIWVPTTWLRDRTRLVLRGKEWFVVLYGQAPSGSTPAGHGVIGVDIGLRPLATAAWGQRHETTWDIAQPTVPAGESAEVQALARILNYTAARAALEALMVPVLAEAGTLVLEQLDYGGFRNNFPNAARRHAVADWHQSWLPQRAHARGIRVVRVPAAFTSQLCSQCPGATRGTRRGRVFTCPRGHALDAHLNAARNLVRRYRGELLRAQQLRARAAAGVP, from the coding sequence ATGAGCCTAAAGAACAGAAACATCACCTACCACGTCCTGCCCGTAGCCAGAAGCGCGTATCCGTACCTGCGCCAGGCGGTTGCGCAGCGCCAGCTGCAGCCCAGCGACGAGCAGCTGCGGGTCATGCAAAAGGGGCAGGTCTACCGCCCGGTCAGCGCGCTGCTGAGCGCCCAGACGCTGGTGCATGACCGCCAGCTTCAACTGGGCGACCTCACCATCAGCGGCGATTTCTACCGCCTGCCTGAACAAGAATATTGCTCGATCATTACGGCATCGAACGGCTACTCCCAGTACCCGGACATCAAGCCGCTGATGACCGCGCTGCTGGCGCCGATGACCCAGGCGGAAGAGGCGGCCTGGCTGGCCGGGGTGCGCGCGGCAGCCGCCCAGGGCCGTCAACCCTCGACGGCCGTGGACCTGATCGACGATATCTGGGTGCCAACCACGTGGCTCCGAGACCGGACCCGCCTGGTGTTGCGGGGAAAAGAATGGTTTGTGGTGCTGTACGGGCAGGCTCCCAGTGGGTCCACGCCCGCAGGACACGGCGTGATCGGCGTGGATATCGGGCTGCGTCCCCTGGCGACGGCGGCCTGGGGCCAGCGGCACGAAACGACCTGGGACATCGCCCAGCCGACTGTGCCCGCTGGCGAGTCGGCTGAGGTCCAGGCGCTCGCGCGGATCCTCAACTACACCGCAGCGCGCGCGGCGCTGGAAGCGCTGATGGTGCCGGTGCTGGCCGAGGCCGGCACACTGGTGCTGGAGCAGCTCGATTACGGCGGGTTCCGGAACAACTTTCCCAATGCGGCCCGTCGTCACGCGGTGGCGGACTGGCACCAATCATGGCTTCCGCAGCGCGCCCACGCCCGCGGCATTCGCGTGGTGCGGGTTCCCGCCGCGTTTACCAGCCAACTGTGTAGCCAGTGCCCGGGAGCCACCCGGGGCACCCGGCGGGGACGCGTATTCACGTGCCCCCGCGGCCATGCCCTGGATGCACACCTCAACGCAGCGAGAAATCTGGTCCGCCGGTATCGGGGGGAACTGCTGCGCGCCCAGCAACTCCGAGCTCGCGCGGCCGCGGGTGTGCCATGA